The Salvelinus sp. IW2-2015 linkage group LG15, ASM291031v2, whole genome shotgun sequence genome includes a region encoding these proteins:
- the LOC111974802 gene encoding RING finger and CHY zinc finger domain-containing protein 1 gives MAAPVGCDHYVRSCFLKAPCCGKAYVCRLCHDAEEDHQMDRFLVKEVQCSVCNTVQQAQKTCQECNVTFGDYYCDICHLFDKDKKQYHCQPCGICRIGPREKYFHCQKCNLCLASDLRGNHKCVENVSRQNCPVCMEDMHTSRIGAHVLPCGHLLHKTCFDDMVRTGAYRCPLCMHSAWNMEDYWEQMDKDMAQSPMPTEYQDATVKIICNDCQTHCTVPFHVLGMKCSGCGSYNTAQDGGLIQQLQEPQPQEPQQEPEHKPQSPVPEP, from the exons ATGGCTGCTCCTGTTGGATGTGATCACTACGTACGCAGCTGTTTTTTGAAA GCTCCATGTTGTGGTAAAGCGTATGTTTGTCGCCTGTGTCATGATGCTGAAGAGGACCATCAAATGGACCGCTTCCTGGTCAAAGAGGTGCAGTGCTCAGTCTGCAACACAGTACAGCAG GCACAAAAAACCTGCCAGGAGTGTAATGTTACATTTGGGGACTATTACTGTGATATCTGTCACCTGTTTGACAAAGACAAGAAGCAGTATCACTGTCAGCCCTGTGGAATATGCAG GATTGGACCAAGGGAGAAATACTTCCACTGTCAGAAGTGCAATCTCTGTTTAGCCAGTGATCTACGAGGAAATCACAAG TGTGTTGAAAATGTTTCAAGACAGAACTGCCCAGTGTGTATGGAG GATATGCACACATCAAGAATAGGAGCTCACGTTCTTCCGTGTGGCCATCTTCTACACAA AACTTGCTTTGATGACATGGTCCGAACTGG TGCATATCGCTGCCCACTCTGTATGCACTCGGCCTGGAATATGGAGGACTACTGGGAGCAGATGGACAAAGATATGGCTCAGTCACCCATGCCCACTGAATACCAGGATGCCACTGTGAAG ATCATATGTAATGACTGCCAAACCCACTGTACAGTGCCTTTTCATGTTCTGGGAATGAAGTGCAGTGGCTGTGGGTCCTACAACACAGCACAGGATGGGGGACTGATACAGCAGCTCCAGGAGCCACAGCCCCAGGAGCCACAGCAAGAGCCAGAGCATAAGCCCCAGTCCCCAGTGCCagaaccatag